CTTCGGATAATTGATTGAAATTAGATTCTGAAATTGGTTGAAATTGTTTTGAATCTACCCATCCTTCATAGTCGTCATATTGCATTTTAATTCGGGCCCATTGTTTGAATTGTTCTAAAATTTCAAAATGTTCCCCAAATAAAACTTGAGAAACAATTTCACTTTTGTCACTGGGTTCAAATCGTAAAGGGATAATAGCTAGATTGCAAATTCCGAACATTTAGGCTGATTTATTGAGTTAAGAGTTAAGAATTATAGGTTAAAAAAAACATATAATTCTTAACTTATAATTATTTATGCTTTTTCGATGATAATAGCTGAAGCGCCACCTCCACCATTGCAAATTGCTGCAGCACCAATTTTACCATTGTTTTGTTCTAAAACATTTATTAGAGTAACGATGATTCTAACGCCAGAACAACCTAAAGGATGTCCTAGTGATACTGCACCTCCATTTACATTAATTGTATCGTTATTTAGGTCTAAAATTTTAGCATTTGCTAAACCAACAACGGCAAAAGCTTCGTTAAATTCAAAATAGTCAACATCGCTAACTTTTAATCCCGCTTTTTCTAATGCTTTTGGAATTGCTTTAGCCGGACTTGTGGTAAACCATTTTGGTTCTTGCGCCGCATCAGCATATCCTCTGATGTAAGCTAAGGGTTTTAATCCTAATGCTATTGCTTTTTTTTCAGTCATTAATACAACTGCAGCAGCTCCGTCATTTATGGTTGATGCATTAGCTGCGGTAACGGTACCTTCTTTTGTGAAAACAGGGCTTAATGAAGGAATTCTGTCTAATTTTACATTCGTAAATTCTTCATCTTTTGATATTATAATGGGATCTCCCTTTCTTTGGGGAACCGCAACAGGAATAATTTCATTATCAAATTTACCGGATTCCCAAGCTTTAGCACTTCGTTCGTACGACTGAATTGCAAAGTTATCTTGATCTTCTCGAGTGAAGTTGTATTCAGAGGCGCACAAATCGGCACAAACCCCCATTGCATTATTATCATAAGCATCTGTAAGGCCATCTTTCTGCATTCCGTCTACCATTGTGCTTGGGCCAAATTTAGTTCCGTTTCTCAAATGCATATAATGAGGAATCAAACTCATATTTTCCATTCCGCCAGCCACAACAATTTCTGCATCGCCACACAAAATAGCTTGCGCTCCAAGCATCACTGATTTCATGCCGGAGGCACATACTTTATTGACGGTTGTGCAAGCTACTGAATTTGATAAACCGGCAAATATTGCTGCTTGTCTGGCGGGAGCTTGTCCTACACCAGCCTGAACTACATTACCCATAAATACTTCGTCAATTAAATTTGGATCTAAATTTATTTTATCTAAAGCTCCTTTTATAGCAACCGCACCTAATCTTGGTGCAGAAACAGTAGATAATCCACCCATAAAACTTCCGATGGGAGTTCTAACGGCAGAAACGATAACAATTCTTCTGTTCATGATATTATTTATGTTGATTTATTAAGCAAATTTAATCTTTTTTAAGCAATTTCAAATTTTGATTCGACTATTCTATTTTTTAAAGATTATGTAATTTTTATTTTTCTGTATATGTTTGATAGTGAAGTGTTTTTAGATAAACATAAAAAAAAACATAAAAAAAGGCGCTAAATAGTTGTGAGTAATGTAAAGTTATCTTAAATTTGCAACCGCAAAACAAGACACGTTTCTTTGAGCTTGGAGGGGTGCCAGAGTGGTAATGGAGCAGTTTGCTAAACTGTCATCGAGCAATCGATGCCAGGGTTCGAGTCCCTGTCCCTCCGCTTATTGTTTTTGTTTTACGGGGTGTAGCGTAGCTCGGTTATCGCGCCTGCTTTGGGAGCAGGAGGCCGCAGGTTCGAATCCTGCCACCCCGACTAGATTTTTTGATTACTGACTTAATAAGTTAGTGTTTAAATTAACTAATGGAGGCATAGCTCAGCTGGATAGAGCACCTGCCTTCTAAGCAGGCGGTCGAAGGTTCGAATCCTTCTGCCTTCACAAAAACCTTCTCTTAATTGGGAAGGTTTTTTTGTTTTTACTTATTCCATATAATTATCCAAATTATACTATTTTTATAAAAAATAGTAGTTATGAATTTTCAACCGAAACCATTTATTCTTCTGTGTTCTCTTTTTTGTTTTATTTCCTGTAAATCTCAAGTTGCTTTTTCTGAAACAGAGTCCTTAAAAGCAGTCAGTGATACCACATTTGTTAATTTGAAAGAGTACAGCACTGATTTTGTCTATGATATGAAATATGCTACAGAAGATAATTTTTTAAAGGCAAAAGTCTATGATTGTGCTGAATGTTTCTTGCGATTAAAAACAGTAGAAGCATTAATTGAGGCCAATAAAAAATTCATGAAAAAAGGCTTTAGAATAAAACTGTTTGATTGTTACCGCCCTTTAGATATTCAGAAAAAAATGTGGGAAATTGTGTCTAATCCTGAATATGTTGCTAATCCAGCCAAAGGCTCCATTCATAATAGAGGAGCAGCAGTGGATATTACTTTGGTTGATAGTGAAGGAAAAGAATTGGACATGGGAACCTCTTTTGATTTTTTTGGTAAAGAAGCTAGTCATAATTATCTCAGTTTTTCAGATGAAATAATGAGCAATAGAAAATTATTAAAAAAAATAATGATCAAAAAAGGGTTTAATTCCTTTGATTCTGAATGGTGGCATTACAATTTTAAATCAGGCTTAAAAGACAA
This region of Flavobacterium lacustre genomic DNA includes:
- a CDS encoding M15 family metallopeptidase; protein product: MNFQPKPFILLCSLFCFISCKSQVAFSETESLKAVSDTTFVNLKEYSTDFVYDMKYATEDNFLKAKVYDCAECFLRLKTVEALIEANKKFMKKGFRIKLFDCYRPLDIQKKMWEIVSNPEYVANPAKGSIHNRGAAVDITLVDSEGKELDMGTSFDFFGKEASHNYLSFSDEIMSNRKLLKKIMIKKGFNSFDSEWWHYNFKSGLKDNVSNVKWDCN
- a CDS encoding acetyl-CoA C-acyltransferase, giving the protein MNRRIVIVSAVRTPIGSFMGGLSTVSAPRLGAVAIKGALDKINLDPNLIDEVFMGNVVQAGVGQAPARQAAIFAGLSNSVACTTVNKVCASGMKSVMLGAQAILCGDAEIVVAGGMENMSLIPHYMHLRNGTKFGPSTMVDGMQKDGLTDAYDNNAMGVCADLCASEYNFTREDQDNFAIQSYERSAKAWESGKFDNEIIPVAVPQRKGDPIIISKDEEFTNVKLDRIPSLSPVFTKEGTVTAANASTINDGAAAVVLMTEKKAIALGLKPLAYIRGYADAAQEPKWFTTSPAKAIPKALEKAGLKVSDVDYFEFNEAFAVVGLANAKILDLNNDTINVNGGAVSLGHPLGCSGVRIIVTLINVLEQNNGKIGAAAICNGGGGASAIIIEKA